One window from the genome of Eucalyptus grandis isolate ANBG69807.140 chromosome 7, ASM1654582v1, whole genome shotgun sequence encodes:
- the LOC108960635 gene encoding LOW QUALITY PROTEIN: L-type lectin-domain containing receptor kinase IX.1 (The sequence of the model RefSeq protein was modified relative to this genomic sequence to represent the inferred CDS: substituted 1 base at 1 genomic stop codon) — translation MSCSLPLCTLLILFSLVYSPVILFVSSLSFNKSSFGTNGGDILLEGAATIVSESVVLTEGSPAPSLEVGHMRYAEPLGLXDSATGKHADFSTRFSFTIDTMNYTQRGDGIGFFLAPVDFSIPPNSAGGYLGLFNSTTYHGGSQYQIVVIEFDTSYIETIPNDISTEHIAIDIKSVPPCQHAIWDFAAHSSKATNVMVTYDSTSKNLSVFWSSDDKPVSPYNKDSSISCPVDLADILPESVIIGFSASTGQYSEKHSINSWEFNSSPDIVPHRSADLSKNGVEVDMSKKGVSKMYRIVTFITFPVACLLLVISAGSCLFMIKMRKKFEFRSLTHTDKEIVALPLKFSYRELLVTTNDFANDRRLGQGGSSQVYRGFLNRLDRQVAVKRIFAESRHSKKLFTNEVKILSRMIHRNLVQFIGWCQEEGEFLLVYEYMPNGSLDNHLFGTRKSLPWDVRYKIALGLALALNYLHEDLEQCVLHRDVKAANILLDMNFNTKLGDFGVAKLVDPQFRTRTTDVVGTYGYLAPEYLSEGKVTKESDMFSFGVVALEIACGRRTYQEGEFHIPLHKWVWQLYLAGNILEAADETFGSSFDRKEMECLMMVGLWCVHPDPKMRPKAGHVIRFLQLEVPVPEFPRDTYEASPSYQPSALRIESSSSMQEMSSFSAR, via the coding sequence ATGTCTTGTTCTCTTCCTTTGTGCACTCTCTTGATTCTTTTCTCCCTCGTCTACTCTCCTGTTATCCTCTTTGTcagttctctttccttcaatAAAAGTAGCTTTGGCACAAATGGAGGCGACATACTACTCGAAGGAGCTGCGACAATTGTGTCTGAATCTGTTGTTCTCACCGAAGGCTCCCCAGCGCCATCATTAGAAGTAGGCCACATGCGGTATGCCGAACCCCTAGGTTTATGAGATTCTGCTACGGGGAAACATGCAGACTTCTCTACTCGTTTCTCTTTCACCATTGATACTATGAACTACACTCAACGTGGTGATGGCATTGGCTTTTTTCTTGCTCCTGTTGACTTCTCAATCCCACCCAACTCCGCCGGTGGATACCTAGGACTCTTCAATTCTACCACATATCATGGTGGGTCTCAGTACCAAATTGTGGTCATTGAGTTCGATACTTCCTATATCGAGACCATACCAAATGATATTTCAACGGAGCACATAGCAATTGACATAAAATCAGTCCCGCCATGTCAACATGCAATATGGGATTTTGCAGCACACAGCAGCAAGGCAACTAATGTTATGGTGACCTATGATTCTACTAGCAAGAATCTTAGTGTATTCTGGTCATCTGATGACAAGCCGGTTTCTCCATATAACAAAGATTCCTCGATTTCTTGCCCAGTTGATCTTGCTGACATTCTTCCTGAATCAGTAATTATTGGATTCTCAGCTTCTACTGGCCAATATTCAGAGAAACACAGCATCAATTCATGGGAATTCAACTCAAGCCCGGACATTGTGCCTCACCGGTCCGCCGATCTGTCAAAAAACGGGGTAGAGGTGGATATGTCGAAAAAGGGGGTAAGTAAGATGTATAGGATTGTAACATTCATCACTTTTCCCGTAGCATGTCTGTTGCTGGTCATTTCAGCAGGTTCTTGCTTATTTATGATCAAGATGAGGAAAAAATTTGAGTTTCGGTCTCTGACTCACACTGACAAAGAGATAGTAGCATTGCCACTGAAATTCTCTTATCGAGAGTTGCTTGTTACGACAAATGACTTTGCAAATGATCGAAGACTGGGCCAAGGAGGATCCAGCCAAGTTTACAGAGGATTTTTGAACCGTTTAGATCGCCAAGTCGCCGTCAAAAGAATCTTTGCAGAGTCCAGACATTCAAAGAAGCTTTTCACCAACGAAGTGAAGATACTAAGCCGCATGATACACCGAAATCTGGTGCAATTCATTGGATGGTGCCAAGAAGAAGGTGAGTTTTTGCTTGTCTATGAATATATGCCTAATGGTAGCCTTGATAATCATCTCTTTGGAACACGAAAAAGTTTGCCATGGGATGTGAGGTACAAGATAGCTTTAGGGCTAGCATTAGCCCTCAACTATCTTCATGAAGATCTAGAGCAATGCGTTCTCCACAGAGATGTAAAAGCTGCTAATATATTACTCGACATGAACTTCAACACAAAGCTCGGAGACTTTGGTGTGGCTAAGCTCGTTGACCCTCAGTTCAGGACACGAACGACGGACGTGGTAGGGACATATGGTTACCTGGCGCCAGAATATTTGAGTGAAGGTAAGGTTACTAAAGAATCCGACATGTTCAGCTTCGGGGTTGTGGCTCTAGAAATCGCATGCGGTAGGAGGACCTATCAGGAAGGAGAATTTCACATTCCACTGCACAAGTGGGTTTGGCAGCTTTACCTTGCTGGAAACATTCTTGAAGCAGCGGACGAAACATTTGGTTCGAGTTTCGATAGGAAGGAAAtggaatgcttgatgatggtgGGACTATGGTGTGTGCATCCAGATCCCAAGATGAGGCCAAAAGCGGGACACGTTATAAGATTTCTTCAGCTAGAAGTCCCGGTGCCTGAGTTTCCACGTGACACCTATGAGGCCTCCCCTTCATATCAGCCATCGGCACTAAGAATAGAGTCTTCCTCTTCTATGCAAGAAATGAGTTCCTTTTCAGCTAGATAG
- the LOC104454331 gene encoding LOW QUALITY PROTEIN: eukaryotic translation initiation factor 3 subunit G-B-like (The sequence of the model RefSeq protein was modified relative to this genomic sequence to represent the inferred CDS: deleted 1 base in 1 codon): MTGTKSEETKVAGDNLAQLGKGGAVLMVCRTCGKKGDHWTSRCPYKDIAQPVETFVDKPAAAKPTSTKGAYVPPSMRAGAEQTGAEMRRRNEENSVRVTNLSEDTREPDLLELFRTFGPVSRVYVAIDEKTGLSRGFGFVNFVNKENTERAINKLDGYGYDNLILCVEWATPRAN, from the exons ATGACAGGTACTAAATCTGAAGAAACAAAGGTAGCTGGGGATAACTTGGCTCAGCTTGGGAAAGGAGGTGCTGTTCTCATGGTTTGCAGGACTTGCGGAAAGAAGGGAGATCACTGGACATCGAGATGTCCATATAAGGACATTGCTCAACCAGTTGAGACCTTTGTTGATAAGCCAGCGGCAGCAAAGCCAACAAGCACTAAGGGAGCTTATGTGCCCCCAAGCATGAGAGCTGGGGCAGAGCAGACGGGGGCAGAGATGAGGCGTAGGAATGAAGAGAATTCTGTCCGTGTAACTAATTTGTCAGAGGACACTCGAGAGCCCGATCTGCTCGAACTGTTCCGCACGTTTGGCCCAGTCAGTCGTGTGTATGTTGCAATT GATGAGAAGACAGGTTTGAGCAGAGGTTTTGGTTTTGTCAACTTTGTAAACAAAGAGAATACTGAGAGGGCCATCAATAAGCTCGACGGGTATGGCTATGATAACCTTATCCTTTGTGTTGAATGGGCGACACCCAGAGCGAACTAA